The following coding sequences are from one Epilithonimonas vandammei window:
- a CDS encoding type III pantothenate kinase, with the protein MNSIVINIGNTNIRFGLFDDDNCDISWVINTKPYKTTDELFVQILMLYQTYKIDVDHIDKVIIGSVVPQLTKVVASSIKKIHQKVPIIVDRNTPSGVIPKSKQMGTDIYANLVAAHNLYPRNKKIILDFGTALTASCLTEKGETVGVIIAPGIITSLNSLIKGTAQLPEIELVKPKSVLGLDTITCMQSGMVYGFLGMVEGFIDRINDEVNDNCFVIATGGVSHVYKPLTNKINIADKLHTLKGLYYLGKDL; encoded by the coding sequence ATGAATTCCATTGTAATCAATATAGGAAATACCAATATCCGTTTTGGATTGTTTGATGATGACAATTGTGATATCTCCTGGGTCATCAATACAAAACCTTACAAGACGACGGATGAACTGTTTGTTCAAATTCTGATGCTTTATCAGACCTATAAGATCGATGTGGATCATATTGATAAAGTCATAATCGGTTCCGTGGTTCCGCAATTGACGAAAGTGGTGGCGAGTTCGATTAAGAAAATTCATCAGAAAGTTCCGATAATTGTTGACAGAAACACGCCATCTGGAGTGATTCCGAAGTCCAAACAGATGGGAACAGATATCTACGCTAATCTGGTTGCGGCGCACAATCTATATCCGAGAAATAAAAAAATCATTTTGGATTTTGGAACTGCACTCACAGCAAGTTGCCTGACGGAGAAGGGAGAAACTGTAGGCGTTATCATCGCGCCAGGAATTATAACTTCACTCAATAGTTTGATAAAAGGAACCGCCCAACTCCCGGAAATCGAATTGGTAAAACCGAAATCTGTTCTAGGTTTGGATACGATTACTTGTATGCAAAGCGGAATGGTTTACGGTTTTCTTGGTATGGTAGAAGGTTTTATAGACAGGATTAATGATGAGGTTAATGATAACTGTTTCGTTATCGCAACCGGCGGTGTAAGCCACGTTTATAAACCTTTGACTAATAAAATCAATATTGCGGATAAACTTCACACTTTGAAAGGTTTGTATTACCTTGGGAAAGACTTATAG
- a CDS encoding DUF6364 family protein, which translates to MDSKLTLKLDENVIERAKKYASNKKVSLSRLIENYLDSITSQQNDDFEISPFVKSISSGKSVPADLDWKTLRDDYTDNLDKKHQ; encoded by the coding sequence ATGGATTCCAAACTCACTTTAAAATTAGATGAAAATGTCATCGAACGAGCGAAAAAATATGCTTCCAACAAGAAGGTTAGCCTATCAAGATTGATTGAAAATTATCTTGATTCTATCACAAGTCAACAAAATGATGATTTTGAGATTTCCCCTTTTGTGAAAAGTATTTCCAGTGGAAAAAGTGTGCCGGCAGATTTGGATTGGAAAACTCTGAGAGATGATTACACGGACAATTTGGATAAAAAACACCAATAG
- a CDS encoding nucleoside deaminase has protein sequence MFTDEYFMKMAFQEAQLSLEKDEVPIGCIIVSNDRVIARSHNLTETLTDVTAHAEMQAITSAANFLGGKYLQNCTLYVTLEPCVMCSGALAWSQISKVVIGARDEQRGFINKGLSLHPKTEVVTGVLEKECSEIVKDFFKNKR, from the coding sequence ATGTTCACAGACGAATATTTTATGAAGATGGCTTTCCAAGAAGCTCAATTGTCTTTGGAAAAAGACGAAGTTCCAATTGGCTGCATCATTGTTTCAAATGATAGAGTGATTGCTAGATCTCATAACCTTACAGAAACACTTACCGATGTTACGGCTCACGCAGAAATGCAGGCCATCACCTCAGCGGCTAATTTTCTTGGTGGGAAATACTTACAGAATTGCACTTTATATGTGACTTTGGAGCCTTGTGTGATGTGTTCCGGAGCTTTGGCTTGGTCACAAATTTCCAAAGTGGTGATTGGCGCTAGAGATGAACAACGAGGTTTTATCAACAAAGGATTATCTCTTCATCCAAAAACAGAAGTTGTGACAGGTGTTTTGGAAAAGGAATGTTCTGAAATCGTAAAAGACTTCTTTAAAAATAAAAGATAA
- a CDS encoding RrF2 family transcriptional regulator, which yields MLSKRVKYAIKTLLFLNRTNNASLFSAKKISENERIPLKFLEQILRELKQNKILKSERGAEGGYTFMKDPADIKVLDVIRIVDGPVAMLPCASLNFYEKCADCTDEATCGIRKLLINVRDSMLPILDTSIADMTKSEKFPI from the coding sequence ATGCTTTCAAAAAGAGTCAAATACGCGATCAAAACTTTGCTTTTCCTTAACAGGACGAACAATGCTTCATTATTTTCCGCTAAAAAAATATCGGAGAACGAACGTATTCCGCTCAAATTTTTGGAACAAATCCTGCGCGAACTTAAGCAAAACAAAATTCTCAAAAGCGAAAGAGGTGCTGAAGGTGGCTATACTTTTATGAAAGATCCTGCTGACATCAAAGTTCTGGATGTGATTAGAATTGTAGACGGACCTGTTGCAATGTTACCTTGCGCATCACTCAATTTTTATGAAAAATGTGCGGACTGCACAGATGAAGCTACTTGTGGCATCAGAAAACTTTTAATCAATGTTCGTGACAGTATGCTTCCAATTTTGGATACAAGCATCGCTGATATGACAAAATCTGAAAAGTTCCCTATCTAA
- a CDS encoding M1 family metallopeptidase, translated as MKKLKFSLFSILFSLILSAQQNPYYQQYAKYKMDIDVDAANFTYQGKQTLDYRNNSPDELKVAYFHLYWNAFKPGSMMDQRVQSQGVNADGRLVKRVGNTVVSRLSEIPKNEEGAQNIRWIKQNGKDLKFEIQGTVMKVFLAEAIKPNSSTTFTMEWDANIPMQIRRAGRNNREGVDMTMSQWYPKIAEYDYDGWAPFDYVGREFHAPFSDYEVNIKIDKDYVIGAGGNLENPTEVKGYDSSATIKQDISNKVTWKWTAKNILDFAWAADGDYSVESFPILDGPKVYLVYQKSEKTKYWSEMKPYITKYFQLMNATFGRYKWPSYSFIQGGDGGMEYGMCTMVLGEATSLEGLSGLMFHEGAHSWFQQMLATNESVRPWMDEGFTQYAEDFVSYRLFPPRESQPNPFVGALKAYANFAKSGKEEPAVWLGDHHDNGTAYTYASYIKGETFLIELGYIVGEENLSKIMLKYYDEWAMKHPTERDFIHIAQLVSGMDLKWFQHYWINTTKTIDYGIKNVKYDPQSTTITLVNKGGVPMPIDFSILTKDKKVINYNIPLNLTRVWKTKDIYGNIQTLPYWAWTQQEYSFTLPYTKSQIAAMGIDFSQRLADVNPQDNYLEVK; from the coding sequence ATGAAAAAACTGAAATTCTCTCTATTCTCAATTCTTTTTTCTCTCATCTTATCGGCTCAGCAAAATCCTTATTATCAGCAATATGCCAAATATAAAATGGATATTGATGTGGATGCTGCCAATTTCACTTATCAAGGAAAACAAACTTTGGATTATAGAAATAATTCACCGGACGAGTTGAAAGTCGCTTATTTCCATTTGTATTGGAACGCCTTCAAGCCAGGTTCTATGATGGATCAGCGCGTGCAGTCTCAAGGCGTAAATGCGGACGGAAGATTGGTCAAAAGAGTAGGGAATACAGTGGTTTCCAGATTGTCAGAGATTCCTAAAAATGAAGAAGGCGCGCAGAATATCCGTTGGATAAAGCAGAACGGAAAAGATTTGAAATTCGAGATTCAGGGAACTGTGATGAAGGTTTTCTTGGCAGAAGCCATTAAGCCAAATTCCTCCACAACCTTCACAATGGAGTGGGACGCTAATATCCCGATGCAAATCCGAAGAGCGGGAAGAAACAACCGCGAAGGTGTCGATATGACAATGTCGCAATGGTACCCGAAAATCGCTGAGTACGATTATGACGGTTGGGCTCCGTTTGATTATGTTGGAAGAGAGTTTCACGCGCCATTTTCGGATTATGAAGTGAATATCAAAATCGATAAAGATTATGTCATCGGAGCTGGAGGAAATCTGGAAAATCCAACAGAAGTAAAAGGTTATGATAGCAGTGCAACTATAAAACAAGATATTTCTAATAAAGTAACCTGGAAATGGACAGCGAAAAACATTTTGGATTTTGCTTGGGCTGCGGACGGAGATTATTCAGTAGAAAGTTTTCCGATTTTGGATGGACCAAAAGTTTACTTAGTTTATCAAAAATCTGAAAAGACAAAATATTGGTCAGAAATGAAACCATACATCACGAAATATTTCCAATTGATGAACGCGACTTTCGGTCGTTACAAATGGCCAAGTTATTCCTTCATCCAAGGTGGAGATGGCGGTATGGAATATGGAATGTGTACGATGGTTTTGGGTGAAGCTACTTCGTTGGAAGGACTTTCTGGTTTGATGTTTCACGAAGGTGCACACTCTTGGTTTCAGCAGATGCTGGCGACCAATGAAAGTGTAAGACCTTGGATGGATGAAGGATTTACGCAGTATGCAGAAGATTTTGTGTCTTACAGATTATTCCCGCCAAGAGAATCACAACCCAATCCATTTGTTGGCGCGTTGAAAGCTTATGCTAATTTCGCCAAATCAGGAAAAGAAGAACCTGCGGTTTGGTTAGGCGATCATCACGATAACGGAACAGCTTACACTTATGCAAGTTATATCAAAGGAGAAACATTTTTAATAGAGTTAGGTTACATCGTGGGAGAAGAAAATCTCAGCAAAATTATGCTGAAATATTACGACGAATGGGCGATGAAACATCCAACGGAAAGAGATTTCATTCACATTGCTCAGTTGGTTTCCGGGATGGATTTAAAATGGTTCCAGCATTATTGGATTAACACAACCAAAACAATTGATTACGGAATCAAGAATGTGAAATATGACCCTCAATCAACAACCATTACTTTGGTGAATAAAGGAGGAGTTCCGATGCCGATTGATTTCAGTATTTTGACAAAAGATAAAAAAGTTATCAATTACAACATTCCATTGAACTTGACCAGAGTTTGGAAAACGAAAGATATCTACGGTAATATTCAGACCTTACCTTACTGGGCTTGGACTCAGCAGGAATACAGTTTTACATTACCTTATACCAAATCTCAGATAGCAGCAATGGGAATAGATTTCAGCCAAAGATTAGCGGATGTTAATCCTCAGGATAATTATCTGGAAGTGAAATAA